In the genome of Candidatus Gastranaerophilales bacterium, the window ATAAGATACCTGGGTGAGTATTTTCATGTAGGAGATTATCTTATGCCTAAATTTATTTGTACTGTGTGCGGTTATATTGCAGAAGGCGAAGCACCTGAAAAATGTCCCCAATGCGGCGCTTCTAAAGAAAAATTCAAAGAACAATCCGCGGATATGGCTTGGGCTGATGAACATGTTATCGGTGTTGCTGATTCCGCAATTGATAAAGAAGTTTTGGAAGGCTTAAAGCTGCACTTTGCAGGCGAATGCACGGAAGTAGGAATGTATCTTGCGATGAGCAGACAAGCTGATAGAGAGGGATACCCCGAAGTAGCGGAAGCTTATAAAAGAATAGCTTTTGAAGAAGCTGAACACGCTTCTAAATTTGCCGAACTTTTGGGTGAAGTAGTAACTTCTTCTA includes:
- a CDS encoding NADH peroxidase: MPKFICTVCGYIAEGEAPEKCPQCGASKEKFKEQSADMAWADEHVIGVADSAIDKEVLEGLKLHFAGECTEVGMYLAMSRQADREGYPEVAEAYKRIAFEEAEHASKFAELLGEVVTSSTKKNLEMRVEAEYGACQGKKDIATRAKQLGYDAIHDTVHEMCKDEARHGMAFKGLLERHFK